The window CCTGAACGAAGGGAAGTTTTAGGGAACATGTAATGAGAGCAGGGTTCAAACTCACCATTGTCTCATCTGGATGCGATAGTTCTCCTCCCCTGCTTTCCCCAGCCTTTGATGTGGTTGCCCCAGTTTCTCCATCCATCTTCTCTCGAAGAGCCTTACTGAAATAATGCACCACCCTTTGTATTGAACTTCCAGCATTGGAAGACAAGAAATCACACAAGTTTAGGAACTTTCGTGCATGTTCAAACTGTCGGCTGTCAACCTTGTCAGCAGAAGCTAGCAGAAGAATTGCAAGCTCTACGTCTTTTATCTCATCACCAGAAAGATTAAAGCAACCATCATTGAAGAATTTGTTCAGCACAGAGAGATCAAACCATTCCAGGGAAGCAATTTTATTGAAACTTGCTCTTGCAATTTTGATAAGACTGGCAGCTGATAATCCATGGATAGAAGCCATGATTGAAGTATAAAACATTAAGAGATTGGGTTATGATTTTTCTAAGCCATGCACATTCCTTCTTTACTTCATTGATATCTGAATCATGTCACAGATATGGTTCAGATTGAAGGAATTCCAAGGCCCTTAACATTACAACGTTTCATTTATCTCTTCCAGATCCTCAAAAGATAATGATAACTCTAATCATGCCATCAGAAGAAGGAAAATGGAAGAATCAAacaaggaaggaaaaaaaaaaaaggagagaacaaTACCAAAAACTTGAACTCCAATATGCCCTTTTACATCCAGGAGTGAGATTGCCTTCTTATTGTATAAGCCAGTATTGTCTAACAACATACAGCTGGTTATGATAGCAACTCTTTAGTATTTTTGGAACTTTTTGATTTCTTGCTGAGGAATCCTATTCCAACCACATGCAGTCAATTAGATCCATAAGATGCCGAGATAAGCAGTAGGCGTTGAATGCAAGGCTAGCTATGATGGTATGAATCATTCTGAAAATTTGGTTTTGGATGCATAGGCAATTATACATGGAGTAAACTAACATTGTTTAACTTATTAATTCGGCCAGGAATCTTTAGCCGGCCATAATACATGGACAAAATTAACAGAAAGAATGTTTTCACTTGAAATTGAGTATATAGAGCCGGCAATGCAAGCTTCATGAAAGGAAAATACATGTAAAGCAACAAACCAAAAGTTTCCAAAGGGGAAAATGAACCTCAGGCGCATTGGCAAGGCTGGAAATGGTGGACAGGCATGTCTGTTGAACTCAAGCTTTGAACTGCTGATGTTCATATAGCAGTACTGATCTATAGAAGCATATAGCAATAAGATATTATTTCACCTAGTCAAATCATTCCCCATACCCGGTTCAAATGTCAGGTTTTGGATGTCTTTCAACATCTGACAACTAAACAGTTAAATAGTATTGATTCCGGAACATGAATCTTGGTATGTTTACTTGGTATGGAAGTTAATGGTCTTCATAAAATGCCTTGACCTCTTACCTGACCCTGTATGAATTTTCAGATTTAAGCCTAAGAAAGTCAAGGGCCATTCATACGTATTTCGGTAGATTAAGGGCCGGGAGGGGTTTCTATTGACACATAAAATCCTGCAATAGGATTCGCCATTGTTGGTCATTTCAAGACCTGATGCATATATAATCCATTAATTTGATAACTATATTCAGATAGACAGTGTTTGATATTACAATAAGCACtacgaaatttttaatgaaCACAAGCATagagcttttatttttcacttatgTCAAATACTGCAACGatcaaacaaaaacaacaaagaacAGAAAAGTCACAACTCAAAGCAGCCTGGAAACTCTATCTTCACATGTGGAAAAAGACGAAGAATAAAATATCTTAAGCAAGACCAGGAGATAAAACTACCATCTCATTCACTGTTGATGATCATCCCATGGACTATCACGGTTGAACAGTTGAATGGAAGCACCAAGCCTAGACAGTGGTCATGTTAAGACATTACATCCACCGTTTAAAGAAACTTCCAAACAGAAAGAGAATGCAGCGGTGTTTCCTTCCATCCAACAAGTAGGCATTTCCCATTCATATCAAGTGTACAGGAACTCCcacaagaaaaatttttgcGAATAAGGTCTGCTTGGTACAGGGATGCCATGCTTAATTCTACCTCCTCCATTCCATATCGAACAAAGAATGCTCTCCAAACATCAAAGTTCACATGTCGTACCTTCCTGTCCTCACCTTCAGCAGCTACCATGTTCTTAATTCCTTCACTAAAAAACACTGATTCTATGATCTCtctatttttataattctGTTTCATGCAAGTTGCGATGCAATCAAAGTATGcactgaagaagaaaagaacttCAATGAAACGGTTCACAAAGATTGGTGAGTTATGGTTGGCCTCAATTTCAGATATCACCATTAAACAAGGATTGATGACTCTGACCACTCTCATTATATTTTCAAGCCGGTTTGGCGTTGCAAGCATGCTCCTAAAAGCATACGCAGAATAGACAGCAACCGCTTCTTCAGCATCAAGTTCAAAGAGATCTTCTTTAAGATCTAACATGTCGGAGACCATGATaatcttaaaagcaaaaggtATGCCCAAGCTCTGGGCAAAACTTGACAGCCTCTTACCTGTTTCCTCCATTAAATGTTTTGCATTAGTTGCAACAGCAGTTATTTTCAGGAGCTCAAGAGGGCATTCATATCGAGATGCAAGAGCTTGCATTAAGACTGTCCATTGCACCCCATTTCTGATAGCAAGATCAATAATGTGAATCCTCTTTGCCTCAGCCACATTTTCCACAATGGCCTGGATCCCAGTAAATTGTGTAATCTGGCAAAAGGGCAATTCTCCATGACATGCCAATGTAGTGGGGTTCAGGCTCATCGTTGCCTCATCCAAATTAAACAGCGGTTTCCTTCTTAAACCCTTTGATGAAGCGCTTCCCGTCTCTCTTTCAATCTTCTCTCGAAGAGCTTCAGCGAAATAGTAGACCGATCGCTGAACTGGATTTCCAGTTTTGAAGGTCATGTAATCACATTGTTTCAGCAATCTGCTAGCGCGGTCATATTGCTGATAGCCTACTTTCTCGGCAGCAGCTAGAAGGAGCCCAGCAAGCTCCACATCTTTTATCTCCTGATCAGAAAGTCCagagaaagaaagattaaaaggATGGTCAAGCATGGAGATACTATCAATAGTTTGACAAGATGACTGGATAAACATCTCTCCAGCAACCCTCATGATTTCTTCAGTTGATAATTTCCTGTCTTCCTCCTTTGTGAGCATAGTTATGTCATTGGCTCCCTCACTTCTTCTTTCTCCATTCAATCGTTTGAATCCACTACCATAGTTGTTCAGCAGCCCAAGCGAGGCTAAGGAAAAAGGGTGCTGGTTTTCCTTCTTCATCTCCGCAGCATCTTGAATTCCTGTGGGGATCTGACCAAGCTTTGCAATTTCCTCCAGACATGTTTGAATTGGTGGAGATGCAGCATTGACACTTACTCCATCAAGAAGTCCATAATCTGTAAAtggttgttgttgttgttgctgctCTTGTGGCCGATACTTGGAGAAAGTGAATCCTGCCTCCAGTGAGTCATCTTGATAGAATCCATAATCAGAAGACAAGGATTCAATGCCTCCTGTCTCTCCCCAGTACGCGCCTCCGTAAAAACTACTTTGCTTCCCTTTACCACCTTCCTCAAAACTCTCAAAATCTTTATCAGAAGATCTAAGCTTATCTGGAACTCCACCAATGTTCAGATCATCGAAAGTGAACACCACATCCGCCATGCTAGACAGCAAGGAAACTAACAGATCAATATCCGCTTCCTCGATTCTAGTTGGTGTACGTTACTAACACTAAGTAACCAATTTCAGCAATTTCTATGATGTGAACAAGAAGATTTTTACTTTACAACAAGGAATATTAATTATAGTATTTTACTTTGAAACAGTCTTACATCTAGTATGGCAACCTTAAATACTTACTGAAATTTCCAAGGTGGCCTGCACCAGGGTAGGCAATCAACCATGTTTTCATGATTGCCACTtggataaaaatttttttgcagAACAAATTTTTAACCCagattttcataaactttgtGATTAAACAACGGTCAAACAATGCATTCAAAATGCCACAGTCAAGCTGATATCATTCTTGAGGAATTAAATCAATCTGAATCAGCCAAGCATGGTTACAAATACTAAAAGAACAAAGGATGGAGAGTAACAAGAAACAAAGATCATACAACTGACAACAAAAAGGAACATATAATAAAGCATAAATTGAACCTTGATTAAGACATGGAAAGGAAATCTTACAATGCAGCCTGCTGCAAAAAGACTCAAAATCCTGGAGAGCTTTGAGATTGACAGCCAAGCAATTTGACATACATTTTTGTCCTCTATGTCTATTTACATTGCCTTTATAACTCACCAGCTGGGTCATCAAACCTGGTTTTCATCACTGATATTGTCCAGGTCACACCCAgttttattaaattcatcaaattttaCAATCCCAAAGCTTCTAAAGAAAAAATCTTTGTTTGCTGCAGAGTTGACATTTTAAATAACAACAGTTTAACATGGCGGCTTGGATTTCTTGAACTATTGACTGAAGGGCAATTGACACAATCTAACAACTTGTAGCCTATAGCTCTATATTACATGTACCCAAAAACAGACAAACATATATTCCTATCCACTATGTTCGATTTAAAACAAAGGGAACCCGTCCTGTTTTCTTTGTCCATCTCCCCTTTTTGAGATGTTTCAAAATGAagtcattttttctttttttttttagatgcctaatatttttattttttatattataaattcattttcatgattttttttttcatattaaaaactaTTGAACATctatattatgaaaaattcaaattttaatataaaatatatcaaaataaaataatattttaaatttcttgaaagtaaaaaaaggaaaaaagtaatttaataatttggGCTAAACccaaaaatgatttataaatccATCTTAGCCCAACTCAAGATTTTAATGGGGCCTGGTGGATCCCTTCAGCCCAgagaaatatgaatttaaaatattttttttgaaaaaaatagaacTCAAGGAACCAGTAGAACAAAAAGGTATTGCCTCTCATCCAATAACACAATGCCACGTAACCAAATCTGCATCTTACGACGTGTCAAGTCAACGACTCAAGTCCGAAACTCcccttctcctttctctctctctctctctctcttcccattaattaaatacaaaaagaaTCTCTCTTTcgaattttaatttctctcGAAAATACGTATTTCATATACGGCGGGTTTAGTCAGCTGATCAGGCGGAGGAGCTGGTGGTGGTGGTAGTAGTGGTGGTTCGATCTTCGATCAGATCGTGATCCAATGGCTGAAGACAAGTACAACCTCAAGAATCCGGCGGTGAAGAGGATTTTACAAGAGGTTAAGGAGATGCAATCCAATCCTTCCGATGATTTCATGAGCCTCCCTCTCGAGGTCTGATTTCctaaatctcaaaattttaggggtttttttttaatttccaatTTGACGATTCGGGATCGGGGATGGAACAGTGATTAATttgaaagttttaagaaatttgttGTGAAATTAAGAGGCAAATTGTTTGCTGATTTAAGGGATTATTGAGGACTGTCATGATAAATTtgggggtttttttttttcaggaGAATATATTTGAATGGCAATTTGCAATTAGGGGTCCCAGGGAATCTGAATTTGAAGGAGGGATTTATCATGGAAGGATCCAATTACCTGCAGAGTATCCATTTAAGCCCCCTTCATTCATGTTGCTGACTGTAAGCgcttactctttttttttgtataatatttctctttttttttgcaaGTATCTAATTTGATTTGCTAACAAGTTTGTTTGTCTGCCGATTTTTCCAGCCAAACGGGCGTTTTGAAACCCAGACTAAGATTTGCTTAAGTATTTCTAATCACCATCCGGAGCACTGGCAGCCATCTTGGAGTGGTGAGTGTCATTTCTGTTGAATGCAATGCAAATTTCAATATGAATTGTATCCAGAATCTGGATGTTGAGTATGAAGAACTATTTGTATGTTTTAATGTTGTTTCTACTGCTATTTGATGAAGCTCCTCAAAAACAAGCACAAAAATTATAGTGGCAACTACTGAATTGGTATAACATTTAGTAGTAAATTTCCTATCCCTTCATCCTGGCATGTCCTTGATCTGGCTTTCCTTATTTTGCTTGTCTGTGTTTTCGATTGAAGCCAAAAGGTTTACTTATGGCTTTTGTTTTAAGAGCTGATACTTGGTTGAGTTAGAAACTTTAATTAGTAAAATTTGGAGAAGGAAAGATCTAGATAAAACCTGGCTAATCTGGCTCTTGGTATTGATAGTGCGGACTGCTCTAGTGGCACTGATTGCTTTCATGCCCACCAGCCCAAATGGTGCCTTGGGTTCTCTAGACTATAAGAAGGAAGAGCGGCGTACCCTTGCCATCAAATCTCGTGAAGCACCCCCTAAATTTGGGAATCCTGAACGCCAAAAACTTATTGATGAGGTATGTTTTTGCTTAGGTTCCACCCTAATAATGTGATTTTGGACTGTTTTTGGTTCGATGTTAATGAAGCTTTTGGTGGCACAGATTCATGAATATATGTTAAGCAAGGCGCCTCCTGTTCCTCAACTCGGTCCTTCACAGGCCTCAGAAGAACACTCTATGGACAGGGATGGAGTAACTCAGGCTAATCAGCAAGATTCTGTGAGCATGGCTGGTGGGGATGGGCTCCCAAATCAAGCAGTAGGTGACAGGGTTGTTGAAGAAGAGCCTGTGGCTCCTGCCAACGCTAATCCTGCTCCTGCTGAAATCAGGGTCGTGAGAGAGGTTCCTGCCAGGGGACCAAGTAATCAGCCGCTGCAAAGGCCAGAGCTGAGGGTTCAAAAATCTGCTGATGATCGCTTGTTTACATGGGCTGCTGTTGGACTTACCATTGCAATTTTGGTTCTTTTGTTgaagaagtttttgaaatCTAGTGGACATGGTGCTGTTTTCATGGATGGGTCATAGATCCATCGAGGATCTACCATGTCATGTACTTCGCGCTGACAGATTGGTTCAAGAAGGAACAGGAATCTATCaagatttttatttacatCTAGAGTGGATCGATTTGTGATATAGTATGCCATCTTGAAGATACTAGCTATTGTAAGTAATGGTATATGTCAGCAATCAATTATCATATGTAAGCATGATTAATACacttataattttgattattcatTGCTTGGTGAAACTCTTTTGTTGTTCATTCCAGCTATCTAAACACAATGATTCAATAATTATCATATGAGCTTGAAGCATTTGTCTATTTACCAGGGAAAAAATACTGACTTCCTATTGTAGTCACATACCAAATGGAGGATGGAAAAGAGATGGTAGAGATTTCTTTACAGTGGTTAGGTGCATGCAACATTGGTCATGCACAAATAAGTAGCGGCCAGAAAGAGTACAATAGCAAGAGGGAGCTTAGGTCAACAGGTAAAGGTAAAGGACCTCAAACATCAGAAAGTAAAAATGACCTATATCTTGGCTGAGAGTAACCAGCTTGCCTCCAGCAAGGCACCCTCATTCTGATCTCAGCAAAATATACCAAAATGAATCAAGGAACTTCATCTCAGCATGCAATCAAAGGTTGAGTCTTTCCATGTATTGCCTTGTAACAATCAAGACTGCACAGAGGAAGCTTTGACTTGGAATCTCGATACTTGTATGTGTTTGTACAATTTGGACCAGCACATTTTTCTCGCGGTGGGGGATAACTGGAGGGAAAAGAAACCCATAAATCCCACTAAGAAACAACCGGAAAAGCATATAAGTCATAAAAAGCACCAGACGGATGGATTTTTAAGAGTACCTGCATGGCACTGAATTGAATAAATGTGGTAGACCGATATCTTCAGAAAATATAACTGTTGTTCCAGCAGGACCTATAACCCATCTCACTGTGTTTGATGCAAGAGTTTCAGATTTGGCAGCCTTTCCCTGCATC is drawn from Theobroma cacao cultivar B97-61/B2 chromosome 4, Criollo_cocoa_genome_V2, whole genome shotgun sequence and contains these coding sequences:
- the LOC18603636 gene encoding ubiquitin-conjugating enzyme E2 32, which encodes MAEDKYNLKNPAVKRILQEVKEMQSNPSDDFMSLPLEENIFEWQFAIRGPRESEFEGGIYHGRIQLPAEYPFKPPSFMLLTPNGRFETQTKICLSISNHHPEHWQPSWSVRTALVALIAFMPTSPNGALGSLDYKKEERRTLAIKSREAPPKFGNPERQKLIDEIHEYMLSKAPPVPQLGPSQASEEHSMDRDGVTQANQQDSVSMAGGDGLPNQAVGDRVVEEEPVAPANANPAPAEIRVVREVPARGPSNQPLQRPELRVQKSADDRLFTWAAVGLTIAILVLLLKKFLKSSGHGAVFMDGS
- the LOC18603635 gene encoding DELLA protein RGL1: MADVVFTFDDLNIGGVPDKLRSSDKDFESFEEGGKGKQSSFYGGAYWGETGGIESLSSDYGFYQDDSLEAGFTFSKYRPQEQQQQQQPFTDYGLLDGVSVNAASPPIQTCLEEIAKLGQIPTGIQDAAEMKKENQHPFSLASLGLLNNYGSGFKRLNGERRSEGANDITMLTKEEDRKLSTEEIMRVAGEMFIQSSCQTIDSISMLDHPFNLSFSGLSDQEIKDVELAGLLLAAAEKVGYQQYDRASRLLKQCDYMTFKTGNPVQRSVYYFAEALREKIERETGSASSKGLRRKPLFNLDEATMSLNPTTLACHGELPFCQITQFTGIQAIVENVAEAKRIHIIDLAIRNGVQWTVLMQALASRYECPLELLKITAVATNAKHLMEETGKRLSSFAQSLGIPFAFKIIMVSDMLDLKEDLFELDAEEAVAVYSAYAFRSMLATPNRLENIMRVVRVINPCLMVISEIEANHNSPIFVNRFIEVLFFFSAYFDCIATCMKQNYKNREIIESVFFSEGIKNMVAAEGEDRKVRHVNFDVWRAFFVRYGMEEVELSMASLYQADLIRKNFSCGSSCTLDMNGKCLLVGWKETPLHSLSVWKFL